CCAGATGGGTGTGGTCATCACGAATGCAATCAGAATGGTAATAAAAAGCCAAAGCCTTGGCGATTTTGTCATAAATTTCCCATTAAAAACCTATCCTGCAGAGAGCGCCTTTTTCCTTAACGCCAGCCTGCGCGATCCATAATCTTGACCGCAGCCGGGTTCAGCTCGCCCAGCTTGGAAAGATTCAAGCTGTCGCTATGGAAAGTTCCCCAGGATTTCAGGGTATCACTGACCTGCACACCATCAAGAACCGGATATTCATTATTGGTTTCGGCATACCACTGCTGCGATTTTTCCGACAACAGGAATTTAATCAGTTTATTGGCGTTGGCGGTATTTTTCGACGATTTGGTAATGGCGATACCGCTGACATTAATATGCGTACCGCGATCCTGCTGATTTGGCCAGAAAACCGCGACCTTGTCTGCCGCCTGACGCTGCGCCTGATCCTTGCCGTTTAGCATCTGTCCCAGATAATAGGTGTTCACGACGGCCAGATCACACTGTCCTGCTGCAACCGCCTTAACCTGATCGCGATCGCCGCCCTTTGGCTTACGCGCCAGATTCTTCACCAATCCCTCGGCCCATTGCGCCGTCTTTTCCTCGCCTTGATGCGAGATCATCGACGCCACCAGCGACTGGTTATAGATATTGTTAGAAGAGCGGATACAGATCTTATTTTTCCATTTAGAATCCGCCAGAGCTTCATAGGTCGAAAGATCCTTTGGATCCACACGATCTTTGGCATACACGACCACGCGAGCGCGAGTGGTCAGTCCAAGCCAATAGTTATCCTTATCCCGAAGATTCGCCGGAACCTTTTCCAGAAGCTCCCGATCGATTTCGGCCTTCAATACACCGGACTCTTTCGCCCGGTGCAAACGCCCTGCATCCGTCGTAATCAGAATATCGGCAGGCGAACGACGTCCTTCCGATTCAAGGCGTTTTAAGAGCGCGTCCGCTTTACTGGTAATCAGATTAACCGTAATCCCGCTTTCTTTGGAAAACTCGTCCAGCAAAGGCTTTATCAACTGGGCCTTACGGGCAGAATAGACATTAACCACCTCTTCCGCACTGGCCTGATGCACTGGCATCGCCAGAGTCACCGCCATAAAAAGCGTACTGAATAGTGTAAAGTTAAATCGTTTCATCCGTTTCATCTCCCTGGGTAAAACACCCTCTGTTTTTGAAGGAAGGACAAATATAAACCGAAACCCAACTGTAAACAATAACAATTCTTATTATCTTTGAATATTTTTTCGAGCTTAAGATAATTGTAGGTGGATTATTAACAGAATCTACATACCTTAAGTAAA
The genomic region above belongs to Thiomicrorhabdus xiamenensis and contains:
- a CDS encoding Fe(3+) ABC transporter substrate-binding protein; the encoded protein is MKRFNFTLFSTLFMAVTLAMPVHQASAEEVVNVYSARKAQLIKPLLDEFSKESGITVNLITSKADALLKRLESEGRRSPADILITTDAGRLHRAKESGVLKAEIDRELLEKVPANLRDKDNYWLGLTTRARVVVYAKDRVDPKDLSTYEALADSKWKNKICIRSSNNIYNQSLVASMISHQGEEKTAQWAEGLVKNLARKPKGGDRDQVKAVAAGQCDLAVVNTYYLGQMLNGKDQAQRQAADKVAVFWPNQQDRGTHINVSGIAITKSSKNTANANKLIKFLLSEKSQQWYAETNNEYPVLDGVQVSDTLKSWGTFHSDSLNLSKLGELNPAAVKIMDRAGWR